The window CCCTGTCCCTCTCTATATGATGTTACGTGGATACTACGACATAAATGGGAGAAAGGAAGACTCTGAATTTCTGACCATGACCGGCCTGGTGGCCAGCGAGAGTGTGTGGGAGGTGTTTGAGGTCAAATGGCAGGAAGTGCTTCAGGCCCATGGTGCATGGTCGTTTCGCATGAGTGACGTCATGTATCTGAAGGGGGAGTATTCGCGTCATCATGGGTGGGATGACAAACGTGTTGATGCGCTGCTTCGTGACCTCTGGAATCTATTGGGAAAATTCAGCTACGGTGATATCGGACTGAAATCAAATCTTACGGCAGTCTCCTGCACTATGGTTATGAAGGATTACCGTCAGGCGAAAAAGGAGTATCCACAGCTGATTGAGCCTGAGGCTATCTGTGCGAGTTCCTGTCTGCAATGGCCGAGTGATCTTGATGATGATTCTGATCGCCCCGCTGAGATCGTGATGGTCGTTGATCGCCATGCGTGCTTTCAAGAGCTTTCTGGTCGGGTTTGGGGAGGGAGTAGCAAGCAACCAGGAGTTGGAGGGCTCAAACAGATCAAAAACGTGGTTTATCGAGATCGCGTACCCATAGAAATCTCCATAATCGACAGGGCTCCCTTTGAAGCGACGGAGATGATCGCCTGGTTGGTAAATAATCGTCACAACATCCAGTCACGCATGCGTCGTTGGGATTTCGCGACTATCATTGCGATGAAGCACTACATGAAGACCTATGACTATGCCGCGTTGATGGAAACATATTGTGTTGCATAGCGACCTTTGAGGGAGTGATCCACATATGAGAATTGAACGCCATCGAGTCTTATACGTTACAAAACTTGACCGGCTGAAGAGTTTCGTGCTGCTCGGAGCGATATCTCTGCTTACCGGTGCCTGTGCTTTTGCCAAATTGAAGGCAGTCGACGAAGTACTAGTCGATAATCCACACGGTACCGTATTTCTCCAGAAAGCTGAGGATGTGTGGTTCCGAACAGCCCACCCCTTTGATCTAAGCCCGGACCTTCTCACGGCGATATTTCGGGGTGTCCGCGTTCTGGATTCGTCATCCGACAGGACGACAGGGGATCGCATCTTCTCAGACGAAGATACACAGTTCCTGAGTATGCTGATGAGTAACGCTCTCGCTAAGGCCAACAAGAGCCAGGTCGTCGGATTTCGTGTAGTGCACGACATGAAGGGCAGGCAGGAGACAACCGGCGGGATGTTGTATGTACAGGGGCGGTTGCTGCATCTCACCTTGACGCACTACCGTGCATTGCACCAGCATTTCAAGCAGACCGGTCCGTCGGGTCGTTTGGACCCCAACCCTACCGGGTTGGATCAACATCAGATCGTGTTCAGCCCGGCAGCAGCGAAGAGGTCGAGCCGCAATGAACAGCCGGATGTGATCGCTTCACCTCCGCTCGTCTCACTGGTCCTAGACTACGAGGCTCTGATCGAGGGAACTTCGCTCTCGCCCACCTTGGTTCACTCTCGCCCGATTCGCCCAGAAAAAGCATCTGTTTTCCGGCAGATCATTGAGCCAATGTTTCCGATGAACAGTGCTCCGGTTCCTCACGACGGGCGACCCCTATCGGATGATGCGAGTCGAGCTACTCTCGCGCCGGTTCCAGGGAAAGAAGCTGAACGAGAGGCACTTAAGGAGGAGGTGCGTATACTCCAGCAACGACTGTCCGAGCTAGATGGCGAAGTGCAAAAATCAAAGAAGCCCTAATCTAGAACTCAACAAGACCTTGATAAGTCAGTATCGGCTTCTGGTTCGTGAAGCGATCAGCGACACTGCTGTCTGACGAGTGTGCCAGGTTAGGTCGAGAAACGTGATGACCTCTCGCTCGAGGAGGTCCTGGGACAGGGGGCTGAGTTTTCCTTTACGCCCGCGGCTCTAACGGTGAATCATGCGGCAGTCAGGATTAGAAAGCGAGCTTGGTAAAACCGGATGGAGGGATACCTTGGTGCCCACCGGGTAGTGCGTCTCTTGTCCTCCCGGGAGAGACGTCCCTCCATCTTTTCTCTATCGTCGGAAGATTGTCGGTTCCGGCCATCAAATGATCGCTGCATGTTCCCAGCTTCTCGTGGCGGATCATACGCTCCCTTCACTGTTGACTGTCTGAGCTTACGGCTGAAATGAAGCGGACAGAGAATCCAGGATTCTTGTTTAGGATTCAGCTCCTGCTACGGTGAGTGTCTCACTTTCGACGTCCTCCAACGCTGCACCATGTTGATTCTGTTGGTATTGTGCGGCGATCAGCGAGTAGAACACTATCAATCAGGACGACTGCAAAGCCCAGTGTGGCGGTGAGGGCCGAGTCCTCCTGACGGAGTCGACGCGACTGGGTGCGATAGGTTCATCGGTCATCAAACAGTTTCAGAGTCCGAGGAGTGAGAGGACTGTACCTTGCGTTCATTGTCGATTTTTGGGAACACCGCAGTCTTGCTCAACCGCCCAGCCTGGTGATAAGCGCTATTTGACGCACGCCCATCATCCTCGATAATCTTAAGCAACAACTGCAGCTCATTATTTCGAGCCACACGATCCGCATGGATGCGCAATTGAGAGAACCCGTCTTGGCCGTCCTCATGACCCTACTCCTGGTAGGGCTGTTCGCTTCCGACATGTATTCGCCGATGGCTTTCGCCGATCATGAGTTTTATGTGGTCGTTGTTTTAGTTGCCACTGCGTCGCGTTTTTCATGGATGCCGTCGATCGCTGCTGGTGTCGGTACCCTCCTTACCATGATTGGAGGGATCGGGACTCCATGGTTTACCAATTTGCCACCTTGGATTCAGATGGGGAACCGGTCCATCACGATTGTGATTTTGTGGGTGCTCGTGTGGTTTGCCTGGAAGCGGCGCCAGGCTGAAACAGCACTGCAGAAGGCAAATGAACATCTGGAACACAAGGTTGCAAAAAGAACTCAGGAACTTGCCACCGTTAATCAGACCTTAGTAATGGAAATCGCCGAACATATTCACACTGAACAGGCGTTGCGACTCTCCCAAGGGCGGCTTGCCGACATCCTCGACCTCGCCGAAGACGCCATCATCGTCACCGAACGTGATCGATCGATCACACTCTTTAATCAAGGAGCGGCGAAGTTATTCGGCTATGATCCGAGCGAGGTGCTGGGGAAGCCGATTGATCTGTTGCTGCCGGAACGATTTTGGATTGCTCACTCATCCTCCATCAACACGTCTACTCATCATTCGGAATCGACTCATCGGATGGCACAACGCTGTGAGGTGGTCGGTTTAAAAAAAGATGGATGTGAGTTTCCTGCAGAGGCAAGCATCTCCCTGCTGAGTGTTGGTTCGAGAACCACGTTTACGTTAATCGTGCGAGATATCACAGACCGGCTGAGGACGGAGCGGCAGCTCCAGTCATTAACGGCTAAACTGATGACGGCGCAAGAAGAAGAGCGGCGGCGTATTGCCCGCGAGCTTCACGACGATATTAACCAACGTCTGGCCTTGGTCGCAATTGACATTGGGAACATGTTGTCCACCCCCTCCACCATGACTATCCAAGCACAGAAGACGATCCAATCCCTCAATCAACGGCTGGCCAAGATATCCGATGACGTTCGCCGCATGGCATACAAATTTCATCCCTCTATTCTGGACGATCTCGGTCTCACTGCCGCACTCAAACACATGGCCGATGAGTGGTCCGAAAAAACGGGGATTAAAACAGTCGTCGTGGGGGAAGAGATGGCCGATCCTTTACCGCGTGATGTCGCCTCATGTCTCTATCGAGTAACGCAGGAAAGCCTTGCCAACATCATGAAACATGCTCGCGCCGCGCGTGTGGAAGTCGAATTGACCTGTGACGGACAAGAGATTACGCTATCGATTCAGGATACCGGTGTCGGCTTCGATCTCAAGGATGCTCAAACGCGCCATTCCGGGTTAGGTCTTGTCAATATGAGGGAGCGAGTACGGTCCGTCCAAGGGCGATTGGACATCTCCTCAGAGCAAGGGCGAGGCACATGTATCAGTGTCCACATCCCATTTTCTGGAGTACGACATGAAGAAACCACGAGTTATCTTGGCTGACGACCATACCTTTGTGCTCGAGGGATTCAAAAAATTGCTGGACGTGCATTGCGAACTAGTAGCATCTGTTGAAGACGGTCGGGCTTTACTTGAAGCTGCTGTAAGCCTCAAGCCTGACGTCGTGATACTGGATATTTCGATGCCAAAGCTTAACGGTATTGAGGCAGCCAAAAAGCTCAAGAAGCAGGTCCCTGCAGTGAAACTGATTTTCGTGACGATGCATGCCGACATGGCCTATGTCGATGCAGCGTTCAGAGCCGGAGCGTCAGGCTATTTGCTGAAACGATCAGC is drawn from Nitrospira sp. and contains these coding sequences:
- a CDS encoding PAS domain S-box protein, with the protein product MDAQLREPVLAVLMTLLLVGLFASDMYSPMAFADHEFYVVVVLVATASRFSWMPSIAAGVGTLLTMIGGIGTPWFTNLPPWIQMGNRSITIVILWVLVWFAWKRRQAETALQKANEHLEHKVAKRTQELATVNQTLVMEIAEHIHTEQALRLSQGRLADILDLAEDAIIVTERDRSITLFNQGAAKLFGYDPSEVLGKPIDLLLPERFWIAHSSSINTSTHHSESTHRMAQRCEVVGLKKDGCEFPAEASISLLSVGSRTTFTLIVRDITDRLRTERQLQSLTAKLMTAQEEERRRIARELHDDINQRLALVAIDIGNMLSTPSTMTIQAQKTIQSLNQRLAKISDDVRRMAYKFHPSILDDLGLTAALKHMADEWSEKTGIKTVVVGEEMADPLPRDVASCLYRVTQESLANIMKHARAARVEVELTCDGQEITLSIQDTGVGFDLKDAQTRHSGLGLVNMRERVRSVQGRLDISSEQGRGTCISVHIPFSGVRHEETTSYLG